The following nucleotide sequence is from Nitrospira defluvii.
CGCGATGCAGCCCGCCGAAGATCCGCTCAAAGTCCGCGAAGCTCGTGATCGTCACGGGACGATCGACCGGACCGCGGACGGCCTTTCCTACAAACGCCGTGATCGACGTGGCGACTCCGGTGATGGTGCGCACCCCGCTCGGCAATTCCTCGATGTACACACCCGGATAGGTTGGTTGCACTGGCATACTCATCCTCCTCGGCTGAAGTAATTCACGTTCCCTGTCGATCGTTCGCTAAAAATGCCTGGATCTCCTGGACACGCGCATGATTGAGACTGTAGATCGCCTGACTCGCAGTATCCCGTTTCACAATCCATCCTTGCGCCACCAGCGCCTCCAAGGCCTGATCCGCGATGCGCTCGTCCGGACACGGTTTCGCAATCCACCAATTGATCACGCCCTCCCGGGTGTCTTTCGCCCCCGGATGGCGGACCAGATAGTCGAGAATACTGTGCCTGACCCCCGCATCCTGCGATTCCATCCAGCCCGCCCCCCGGAGAGGCTCTGCATCACAATGTTGCCGTGAGGCAAAGCAAGAGGAATGCCATTAGGGAGATACCCGTTCCGTTGGTTTTACTGAGGGGCTATGACAGGGGCAGGCACTGGCGCGGCGTTTCTGCCGCAGCGCATCGGCGCGGACTCGGCTCAGACTCTGCGCATTATCATGACGATGGAAGGTGCGGCACAACGACCGCGGCACTGAGGCGGTTAGGCGTGCCCATCGAGTGGGTGAAGAGGCGTCGGATAGTCTCCCGGTGGCCCCGCCTCATCGCGCTGAAAGGATTCCCGATCGATCCCATACTTCCGGAGCAACCGCTGAAAACTCCGCCGCTCCTTCCCCGCTGCCTTGGCCGCGTGTGTGACATTTCCGCGGAAGGTCACCAGGGTTTTCACCAGATACGCTCGTTCGACATCCATGGTCGCGGAGGTCTTCACGGCGCGGAGCGATCCGTTGAGCGGTTGACTCTTGGAACTCTCCACGGAACATTCAATATCCTGAGCCTGGATGACCGCAGCCCCACACAAGACGACGGCTCGCTGGAGGGTGCTTTCCAATTCCCGCACATTTCCCGGCCAGCTGTACGCCAACAGTTTTTCCATCGCCTGGTCGGACAGTTCGCGGGGTCCCTGTCCGTCGGGGCGTCGAAGGCGCTGCAGAAACCGATTGGCCAGCAGCGGAATATCTTCGGGACGTTCGCGCAACGGCGGCACCAGCAGCGAGAGGACGTTGAGCCGGTGGAACAGATCCTCGCGAAATCGCCGCTCGATCACCGCCTGCCGGAGGTCATGATTGGATGCCGCAATGATCCGCACATTCGCCAACCTGGTGCGCGAACAGCCTAACGGTCGATACTCGCGATACTGCACGAACCGGAGCAATTTCGCCTGCGCAGAGGGATTCAGTGCATCGACCTCATCGAGAAACAATGTCCCGCCTTCAGCCTCAAGCACCAATCCGCCTTGCTCATGCGCCGCACTCGTGTACGCACCTTTGGCATGACCGAACAATTCATTCTCGAACAACTGATCCGGCAGGGCTGCGCAATTGATCGGAATGAACGCACGATCCTTGCGCGGGCTCGAATAATGAATCGCGCGGGCAAACACCTCCTTGCCCGTTCCCGTTTCGCCCTGCAGCAACACAGTCGCATCCACTCCGGCAAAGAGAGGCACCTTCTCCACCTGAGCCTGA
It contains:
- a CDS encoding sigma-54 interaction domain-containing protein, with protein sequence MKEVIRILLISPDEPGLSVVPHAQILDQLERGLPGEQFVLDRTTQAPFVSPQPPHLVLLQQTFPLGSLESCLTDVSRRWPTVPILGILGEQPGHDNGVLEKILPILRDFVVSPLRHRELALRVRRILAQESQVTRREPDLTRPVRVDSLLGESAIFQAQVEKVPLFAGVDATVLLQGETGTGKEVFARAIHYSSPRKDRAFIPINCAALPDQLFENELFGHAKGAYTSAAHEQGGLVLEAEGGTLFLDEVDALNPSAQAKLLRFVQYREYRPLGCSRTRLANVRIIAASNHDLRQAVIERRFREDLFHRLNVLSLLVPPLRERPEDIPLLANRFLQRLRRPDGQGPRELSDQAMEKLLAYSWPGNVRELESTLQRAVVLCGAAVIQAQDIECSVESSKSQPLNGSLRAVKTSATMDVERAYLVKTLVTFRGNVTHAAKAAGKERRSFQRLLRKYGIDRESFQRDEAGPPGDYPTPLHPLDGHA